Proteins encoded within one genomic window of Formosa agariphila KMM 3901:
- a CDS encoding PadR family transcriptional regulator — protein sequence MKIENTKAQMRKGVLEYCILSVLKDEDAYVAEILETLKDAKMLVVEGTIYPLLTRLKNAGLLNYRWEESTSGPPRKYYGLTETGQLFLSELNTTWSELQHAVNLVTRQKNNSNE from the coding sequence ATGAAAATAGAAAACACAAAAGCACAAATGCGAAAAGGTGTTTTAGAATATTGCATATTATCGGTTTTAAAAGATGAAGACGCCTATGTTGCAGAAATTCTAGAAACACTTAAAGATGCTAAAATGTTAGTTGTAGAAGGTACCATTTATCCTTTACTAACACGTCTTAAAAACGCCGGACTCCTTAATTATCGCTGGGAAGAATCTACTTCTGGACCACCTCGTAAATATTATGGATTAACCGAAACTGGACAATTATTTCTTAGTGAACTAAACACCACTTGGAGCGAACTACAACATGCCGTAAACCTAGTAACCCGTCAAAAAAATAATAGTAATGAATAA
- a CDS encoding LysR family transcriptional regulator, giving the protein MTITQLYYVLAVAENQNFTKAAEKCFVTQPTLSMQIQKLEDELDVLIFDRGKKPIELTEVGKKIVNQAKNIVNESNRIQDIVDQQKGFIGGEFKLGIIPTIMPTLLPMFLNTFIKKHSKVKLIIEELTTEEIISRLNEGHLDAAIAATPLDAENIKERVLYFEPFVAYVPQNHRLHNATKIESSDLDVDDMLLLEDGHCFRNSILNICKTFKKHTDDDFLLESGSIETLIKLSNEGLGMTLLPYLHTLDLNEKAQKNLKFFSEPSPAREVSLIYHKSELKIQIIEALQSIISGVIRGAIAFQNVKIISPLLTKK; this is encoded by the coding sequence ATGACGATTACTCAATTATATTATGTCTTAGCCGTTGCAGAAAATCAAAATTTCACGAAAGCAGCAGAAAAATGTTTTGTAACACAACCTACATTAAGTATGCAAATACAGAAACTTGAAGATGAGCTTGATGTTCTTATTTTCGATCGTGGTAAAAAACCAATTGAATTAACCGAAGTTGGTAAGAAAATTGTAAACCAGGCCAAAAATATTGTAAATGAATCGAATCGTATTCAGGATATTGTAGACCAGCAAAAAGGTTTTATAGGCGGAGAATTTAAATTAGGAATTATACCTACTATTATGCCTACGCTTTTACCTATGTTTTTAAATACCTTCATAAAAAAGCACTCTAAGGTTAAACTTATTATTGAAGAATTAACTACAGAAGAAATTATTTCTAGATTAAATGAAGGACATCTTGACGCAGCTATTGCTGCAACTCCTTTAGATGCTGAAAACATAAAAGAACGCGTCTTATATTTCGAACCTTTTGTAGCCTATGTACCGCAAAACCACAGATTACATAATGCAACAAAAATAGAATCTAGCGATTTAGATGTAGACGATATGCTTTTATTAGAAGACGGCCATTGTTTTAGAAACAGTATACTTAACATTTGTAAGACCTTTAAAAAGCATACAGACGACGACTTCCTGTTAGAAAGTGGTAGTATAGAAACCTTAATTAAATTATCTAACGAAGGTTTAGGAATGACGTTACTTCCATATTTACACACTCTAGACTTGAATGAAAAGGCACAAAAAAACTTGAAGTTTTTCAGTGAACCTTCTCCTGCTCGAGAAGTGAGTTTAATATATCATAAGAGTGAATTAAAAATTCAAATTATTGAAGCTTTGCAATCTATAATCTCTGGAGTTATTCGTGGCGCTATAGCTTTTCAGAATGTAAAAATTATAAGTCCCCTACTTACTAAAAAATAA
- a CDS encoding DUF4442 domain-containing protein: MKISPSKLNSFLMLKLPSAYLCGVRTKSLNESECVVTVKYSWINQNPFKSMFWAVQGMAAELSTGALMMQKIRNSGKKVSMLVLSNSANFTKKATGRIRFLCVDGHVIDVALSKAIETGEGQTVWMTSIGTNEDGVEVSTFKFQWTIKVKA, encoded by the coding sequence ATGAAAATAAGTCCGTCTAAACTGAATAGTTTTTTAATGCTAAAATTGCCATCTGCTTACTTGTGTGGCGTGCGCACAAAATCTTTAAACGAATCGGAATGTGTGGTTACAGTAAAATACAGTTGGATAAACCAAAATCCATTTAAATCTATGTTTTGGGCGGTTCAAGGGATGGCAGCCGAACTCTCTACTGGAGCGCTTATGATGCAGAAAATAAGAAATAGTGGTAAAAAAGTATCTATGTTAGTGTTAAGTAATTCTGCAAACTTTACAAAAAAGGCAACAGGTCGTATTCGTTTTTTATGTGTTGATGGACATGTAATCGATGTAGCATTATCTAAAGCAATTGAAACAGGAGAAGGACAAACAGTTTGGATGACATCAATAGGTACTAATGAAGATGGGGTTGAGGTTTCTACTTTTAAATTTCAATGGACTATAAAAGTAAAGGCGTAA
- a CDS encoding DUF4870 domain-containing protein yields MIDNHQKNIATCIHLSTFSRFIFPFGNFIAPVILWITNKDKSQFIDVHGKEAINFQLSILLYTVIIGLITVPFFIFNIFNGLDFINFNLLEHIEINISKPSPLLYLGGALAGLAVLGFIIELALIVNASLKAKDGELFRYPLNIHFIK; encoded by the coding sequence ATGATTGATAACCACCAAAAAAATATAGCCACGTGTATTCACTTATCTACCTTCAGTAGATTCATTTTTCCTTTTGGAAATTTTATAGCCCCTGTTATTTTATGGATTACCAATAAAGATAAATCTCAATTTATAGATGTTCACGGCAAGGAAGCCATCAACTTTCAACTAAGTATTTTACTATACACTGTTATTATAGGACTAATTACAGTGCCCTTTTTTATATTTAATATTTTTAATGGCTTAGATTTTATAAATTTTAATCTTTTAGAGCATATAGAAATTAATATAAGTAAACCTTCTCCCTTGTTGTATTTGGGAGGCGCATTAGCGGGATTAGCTGTTTTAGGATTTATTATCGAACTCGCCTTAATTGTAAACGCTAGTTTAAAGGCTAAAGACGGAGAGCTTTTCCGTTATCCATTAAATATCCATTTCATCAAATAA
- a CDS encoding NUDIX hydrolase, with the protein MNFDDFIKLRSKIENIQLPAEASQFKMSPPFRKELLEENRIKMKTARKAAVMALFYPNQAYETMLVLILRNTYKGVHSAQIGFPGGKLELEDESLKSAAIRETFEEVGVREQDIEVWREISNLYIPPSHFLVQPYIGIVEKTPVFLKQDAEVKAIIEVPLTEFLNENSVVTKTVTTSYIEKIDVPAFVLQDYVVWGATAMMLSEVKDILKEVCYL; encoded by the coding sequence ATGAATTTTGATGATTTTATAAAGTTAAGGTCAAAAATAGAAAATATACAGCTTCCAGCCGAAGCATCTCAGTTTAAAATGTCTCCGCCGTTTCGCAAAGAACTGCTTGAAGAAAATAGAATTAAGATGAAAACCGCTAGAAAAGCCGCAGTAATGGCATTATTTTACCCGAATCAAGCGTATGAAACCATGTTGGTTTTAATTCTTAGAAACACGTATAAAGGCGTGCATTCTGCGCAGATAGGGTTTCCTGGTGGTAAGTTAGAGTTAGAGGACGAATCGCTTAAATCTGCAGCTATTCGAGAAACCTTCGAGGAGGTGGGTGTGCGAGAACAAGATATAGAGGTGTGGCGAGAAATTTCTAATTTATATATCCCACCAAGCCACTTTTTAGTGCAACCGTATATTGGGATTGTAGAAAAAACACCAGTTTTTTTAAAGCAAGATGCCGAAGTAAAAGCTATAATTGAAGTTCCGCTTACCGAATTTTTAAATGAGAACAGTGTGGTTACTAAAACAGTAACAACGTCTTATATCGAAAAAATAGATGTTCCAGCCTTTGTTTTGCAAGACTATGTGGTTTGGGGAGCGACAGCAATGATGTTGAGTGAAGTAAAAGACATTTTAAAAGAAGTGTGTTATCTATGA
- a CDS encoding Dps family protein — MGLNILGLDSKKTKDLAKDLNSLLANFQTYYQNLRGIHWNIRGKQFFELHVKFEELYTEANVNVDEIAERVLTLGETPLHTFSDYTEVSEVRVGKNVSDDKKAVELIVESLSILLKIERSILDKAGDAGDEGTNSMMSDLITEQEKTIWMMKAWLGETTV, encoded by the coding sequence ATGGGACTTAATATATTAGGATTAGATTCAAAAAAAACTAAAGATTTAGCAAAAGATTTAAATAGCTTATTAGCTAATTTTCAAACATATTATCAGAATTTAAGAGGTATTCACTGGAATATTAGAGGAAAGCAATTCTTTGAATTACACGTTAAATTTGAAGAATTATATACAGAAGCTAACGTAAATGTAGATGAAATTGCTGAGCGTGTATTAACACTTGGTGAAACACCTCTACATACATTTTCAGATTATACAGAAGTTTCAGAAGTAAGAGTTGGTAAAAATGTGTCTGATGACAAAAAAGCTGTAGAGCTTATTGTAGAATCGTTATCGATTTTATTAAAAATTGAAAGAAGTATTCTAGATAAAGCTGGGGATGCAGGAGATGAAGGTACAAACTCTATGATGAGTGATCTTATAACTGAACAAGAAAAAACAATCTGGATGATGAAAGCGTGGTTAGGAGAAACAACAGTATAA
- a CDS encoding PspC domain-containing protein codes for MNKTVNINLAGIFFHIDEDAYQKLQRYLEAIKRSFTDSQGRSEIIADIEARIAELFNERVKHDKQVIGNKEVDEVISIMGQPEDYLVDDEIFEDEPVSPSHPKSIKKLYRDTSNSYIGGVAAGLSHYLGIDTIWVRLIWVLLTFGSAGTFILIYVLFWILVPEAVTTAEKLTMTGEPVNISNIEKKIKKGFEDVSDTVRSVDYEKYGSKVKSSSKSFFETIGDIIMFFLKLFAKFIGLILVLFGALSIFALLISLLSLGSSSFFHPWWMDYPDAVNTTGLPIWLGSLLVFFTVGIPCFFVLYLGLKILINNLKSIGKVAKFTLLGLWLISLIAVITIGVKQASDHALHSVVTEKNTLVYNTQDTLRITMVKNNKFNRSIRRSDDFQIVYNDNDEKVIFTRDVTVHVRSTKDSIGRIQIEKESKGKDFLDAKARAEHIMYNYTLTGNQLLLDSYLLTDYENKYREQNVDIVLYLPEGTYVDLNRNMRSYLKSYKSADNIITYKDSNHIMKILNDDASCIDCFDIDTEDDSDEEGYIDLNINDSNGTLKINNKGVKIKNDDVDIQIDSDGVKATSEDVNVNIDENGINITSD; via the coding sequence ATGAATAAAACTGTCAACATAAATTTAGCAGGTATTTTCTTCCATATTGATGAAGATGCATACCAAAAACTACAGCGCTATCTTGAGGCTATTAAACGTTCATTTACAGATTCTCAAGGTCGTTCCGAAATTATAGCAGATATTGAAGCTAGAATTGCCGAATTGTTTAACGAACGCGTAAAACACGACAAACAGGTTATTGGTAACAAAGAAGTAGATGAAGTAATTTCTATTATGGGGCAACCAGAAGATTATTTGGTTGACGACGAAATTTTTGAAGATGAGCCAGTATCGCCTTCACATCCTAAATCTATTAAGAAACTGTATCGAGATACAAGCAACTCGTACATAGGTGGTGTCGCTGCGGGGTTAAGCCATTACTTAGGAATAGATACCATTTGGGTACGCCTAATCTGGGTTTTATTAACTTTTGGTTCTGCCGGTACATTTATACTAATCTATGTTTTATTTTGGATTTTAGTTCCTGAAGCTGTTACCACTGCAGAAAAGTTAACTATGACGGGCGAACCCGTGAATATTAGTAACATCGAAAAAAAAATAAAAAAAGGATTTGAAGATGTATCAGATACTGTAAGAAGTGTCGACTATGAAAAGTACGGAAGCAAAGTTAAATCGTCTTCAAAGTCATTTTTTGAAACTATTGGTGATATTATCATGTTTTTCCTGAAACTCTTTGCCAAATTTATAGGACTTATTTTAGTGTTATTTGGTGCTTTATCCATTTTCGCTTTATTGATTAGTTTACTATCTTTAGGTAGCTCATCCTTTTTTCACCCGTGGTGGATGGATTATCCAGATGCCGTAAACACGACAGGTTTACCTATTTGGCTAGGGTCTTTACTTGTGTTTTTCACTGTTGGTATTCCGTGTTTTTTCGTGCTATACCTAGGACTTAAAATCTTAATCAATAATTTAAAGTCTATAGGAAAGGTTGCTAAATTCACCTTATTAGGACTGTGGTTAATCTCGTTAATCGCTGTAATAACCATAGGTGTTAAGCAAGCTTCAGACCACGCACTTCATTCTGTAGTAACAGAAAAGAATACACTTGTATATAACACGCAAGACACGTTACGTATTACTATGGTGAAGAATAACAAATTCAACAGAAGTATTCGTAGAAGCGATGATTTCCAGATTGTGTACAACGATAACGACGAGAAAGTAATTTTCACTAGAGATGTAACTGTACATGTACGTTCTACAAAAGATAGTATAGGTAGAATTCAGATTGAAAAAGAATCTAAAGGAAAAGACTTCTTAGATGCTAAAGCACGTGCAGAACATATTATGTACAACTATACACTTACAGGGAACCAATTGCTTTTGGACAGCTATTTACTTACAGATTATGAGAATAAATACAGAGAACAAAATGTAGATATTGTATTATATCTTCCAGAAGGTACATATGTTGATTTAAATAGAAATATGCGTTCGTACTTAAAATCTTATAAATCTGCTGATAATATTATCACCTATAAAGACTCGAACCATATCATGAAAATATTAAACGATGATGCAAGCTGTATTGATTGTTTTGATATTGACACGGAAGACGATTCTGATGAAGAAGGCTATATCGATCTTAACATTAACGATAGTAACGGTACTTTAAAAATTAATAATAAAGGAGTGAAAATTAAGAACGATGATGTCGATATTCAAATTGACAGCGACGGTGTTAAAGCAACCTCTGAAGATGTGAATGTAAACATCGATGAAAATGGAATTAATATTACATCAGATTAA
- a CDS encoding YtxH domain-containing protein, with the protein MSKSGNTVLGLLAGTAIGALFGILYAPDKGSKTRQRLSEEALAARDKMNSEAHDLKEKVSSSAHDLKEKVNSSLNTKKGTLDEQIESIVTDASHKADDVISSLEKKLAKLKDQNKKYQKS; encoded by the coding sequence ATGAGTAAAAGTGGAAACACCGTATTAGGTCTTTTAGCTGGAACAGCAATAGGTGCATTGTTTGGAATTCTTTATGCTCCAGACAAAGGAAGTAAAACAAGACAACGTTTGTCAGAAGAGGCTTTAGCTGCTCGTGATAAAATGAACAGTGAAGCTCACGACCTGAAAGAAAAAGTAAGTAGTAGTGCTCACGATTTAAAGGAAAAAGTAAATAGCAGCTTAAATACTAAAAAAGGAACTTTAGATGAGCAAATAGAATCTATAGTTACAGATGCCAGTCATAAAGCAGACGATGTTATTTCTAGTTTAGAAAAAAAGCTAGCAAAATTGAAAGATCAAAATAAGAAATATCAAAAATCATAA
- the trxB gene encoding thioredoxin-disulfide reductase yields MSDTIEKVKCLIIGSGPAGYTAAIYAARANMFPVLYQGMQPGGQLTTTNEVENFPGYPEGITGPEMMIQLQEQAKRFGSDIRDGWATKVDFSGDVHKVWINETQEIHADTVIISTGASAKYLGLPSEQKYLQLGGGVSACAVCDGFFYRNQEVVIVGAGDSACEEAHYLSKLCKKVTMLVRRDEFRASRIMAERVKKTENITILFNTETEEVLGDGQVVTGVKVKNTQTNTITEIPATGFFVAIGHKPNTDIFKEYLELDETGYIVNTPGSSKTNIEGVFVSGDAADHVYRQAITAAGTGCMAALDAERYLASIEVEA; encoded by the coding sequence ATGTCTGATACAATTGAGAAAGTAAAGTGCCTAATTATTGGTTCTGGTCCTGCAGGGTATACTGCGGCTATTTATGCTGCCAGAGCAAATATGTTTCCTGTATTATATCAAGGAATGCAACCAGGAGGACAATTAACAACGACTAACGAAGTTGAAAATTTTCCAGGTTATCCAGAAGGAATCACTGGTCCAGAAATGATGATTCAGTTACAAGAACAAGCAAAACGTTTTGGATCTGATATTCGTGATGGTTGGGCAACAAAAGTTGATTTTTCTGGAGACGTACATAAAGTTTGGATTAATGAAACTCAAGAAATTCATGCCGATACGGTAATTATTTCTACAGGAGCTTCTGCAAAATATTTAGGATTACCTTCAGAACAAAAATACCTTCAATTAGGAGGTGGGGTTTCTGCTTGTGCAGTTTGCGATGGATTCTTTTATAGAAATCAAGAAGTTGTAATTGTTGGAGCTGGAGATTCTGCTTGCGAAGAAGCACATTACTTATCTAAACTTTGCAAAAAAGTAACCATGTTGGTAAGACGTGATGAATTTAGAGCATCTAGAATTATGGCAGAACGTGTTAAAAAGACGGAAAACATTACCATCTTATTTAATACAGAAACTGAAGAAGTTTTAGGTGACGGACAAGTTGTTACTGGAGTTAAAGTTAAAAACACTCAAACAAATACTATTACAGAGATTCCTGCAACTGGATTTTTTGTAGCTATTGGTCATAAACCAAATACAGATATATTTAAAGAATATTTAGAATTAGACGAAACGGGTTATATTGTTAATACTCCGGGATCTTCTAAAACTAATATTGAAGGTGTGTTTGTTTCTGGAGATGCAGCAGATCATGTGTACAGACAAGCAATTACAGCAGCTGGAACAGGATGTATGGCGGCTTTAGATGCAGAACGTTATTTAGCATCTATAGAAGTAGAAGCTTAA
- a CDS encoding peptidylprolyl isomerase, translating into MRFLVYCCLFLFLFNCEDTNSKKNKTSKITTESTIEKSIEKDSITTSEKEKREYPVLTDDNVMEFFLQYDKKHKENKVRITTSMGIIELLLFNETKFHRSNFIFLTKQNYFTDTQFYRVVKNFIIQGGSSDDTEIAKRRNRIGKYLLPTDAKRGFTHDRGVISMPSSDIENPYKLASPYEFFIVQAPHGAHHLDGNYTIFGKVTRGMDVVDAISNVETDNREWPLNNIYIEKVEIIN; encoded by the coding sequence ATGAGATTCTTAGTATACTGTTGCTTATTCCTTTTTCTATTTAATTGTGAAGATACAAATTCTAAAAAAAACAAGACCTCAAAAATCACTACTGAATCCACAATAGAAAAATCTATTGAAAAGGACAGCATTACAACTTCTGAAAAAGAAAAACGCGAGTACCCTGTCTTGACAGATGATAATGTTATGGAATTCTTTCTTCAGTACGACAAAAAACACAAAGAAAACAAGGTAAGAATAACCACTAGTATGGGGATTATTGAATTATTGCTTTTTAACGAAACCAAATTTCACCGCTCAAACTTTATATTCTTAACAAAACAAAATTATTTTACAGATACACAGTTTTACAGAGTTGTAAAAAACTTTATCATTCAAGGTGGTAGTAGTGATGATACAGAAATTGCAAAGCGTAGAAATCGTATTGGTAAATACTTGCTTCCAACAGATGCTAAACGAGGATTTACACACGACAGAGGCGTAATTTCTATGCCAAGTAGCGATATCGAGAACCCTTACAAACTCGCCTCTCCATACGAGTTCTTCATAGTACAAGCACCACATGGCGCACACCATTTGGATGGGAATTACACCATTTTCGGAAAAGTAACACGCGGAATGGATGTCGTAGACGCTATTTCTAACGTTGAAACAGACAACAGAGAGTGGCCTTTAAATAATATTTATATTGAGAAAGTTGAAATTATTAATTAA
- a CDS encoding trimeric intracellular cation channel family protein → MLYTIDLLGVIAFSISGVLVALSKRMDPFGILIIAFVTATGGGMMRDVLIGATPVFWMINPMYVYLILGSTIFAIIFRHKIDYLRTSLFLFDTVGIGLYTVIGIEKGISAGLSMPICIILGTMTACFGGVIRDILCNEIPVIFREEIYATPCILGGISFFLLELLPIEDNMVLLSSGLIVIAIRLVAVRFKISLPNLYAHEDNV, encoded by the coding sequence ATGTTATATACTATTGATTTATTAGGAGTTATAGCCTTTTCTATATCAGGAGTTTTAGTCGCTTTAAGTAAGCGTATGGATCCATTCGGAATTTTAATTATTGCTTTTGTTACCGCAACAGGAGGAGGGATGATGCGTGATGTGCTTATAGGAGCAACACCAGTTTTTTGGATGATTAACCCAATGTATGTTTACCTTATTTTAGGAAGTACAATTTTTGCAATAATTTTTAGACATAAGATTGATTATTTAAGAACATCACTCTTTTTATTCGATACAGTAGGGATTGGTTTGTACACCGTTATTGGTATAGAAAAAGGAATATCTGCTGGCTTGTCCATGCCTATTTGTATTATATTAGGTACAATGACAGCTTGTTTTGGAGGTGTTATTCGTGACATTTTATGTAATGAAATTCCTGTAATATTTAGAGAAGAGATTTATGCGACTCCATGTATCTTAGGTGGAATTTCCTTCTTTTTATTAGAGTTATTGCCTATAGAAGATAACATGGTTTTACTGTCGTCAGGACTAATTGTTATCGCGATAAGGTTGGTAGCGGTACGTTTTAAAATTAGTTTGCCAAACTTATATGCGCACGAAGACAATGTGTAA
- a CDS encoding trimeric intracellular cation channel family protein, with translation MIYIIDILGTISFAISGVLVALSKRMDPFGVLIIASVTAIGGGTLRDVLVGNTPVTWMHNMTYVYVILATTIFSVVLRHKIDYLRTSLFLFDTIGIGLYTLVGIQVGMSHGLHPIICIALGTMTACFGGVIRDILCNEIPVIFRDEIYATACILGGISYFVLRKLPIEDDYVFMFSGLVVILIRLLAVRFKIKLPNLYKSEIVN, from the coding sequence ATGATTTATATTATAGATATTTTAGGAACAATCTCGTTTGCTATTTCTGGTGTTTTAGTTGCTTTAAGTAAACGTATGGATCCTTTTGGTGTTTTAATAATCGCTTCTGTCACTGCAATTGGTGGCGGAACATTAAGAGATGTATTAGTAGGTAATACGCCTGTTACTTGGATGCATAACATGACGTATGTGTACGTAATCCTAGCAACAACCATTTTCTCTGTAGTATTAAGGCATAAAATTGATTACTTAAGAACATCGTTGTTTTTATTCGATACCATTGGTATTGGTTTGTATACCTTAGTAGGTATTCAGGTTGGGATGTCTCACGGTTTACATCCAATTATTTGCATTGCATTAGGAACAATGACAGCTTGTTTTGGCGGTGTTATACGTGATATTTTATGTAATGAAATTCCTGTTATTTTTAGAGACGAAATCTATGCAACGGCATGTATTTTGGGTGGAATTTCATATTTCGTTTTACGTAAATTACCAATTGAAGATGATTATGTGTTTATGTTTTCAGGGTTGGTGGTAATTTTAATTCGTTTGTTAGCCGTGCGTTTTAAGATTAAACTGCCTAATTTGTATAAAAGTGAAATTGTTAATTAA
- a CDS encoding phage holin family protein — protein MNIFESLNETSNKASDIGETYINKSHQYVKLKIFQQLTQVMSLLGKMILVGAFLFIAFMFFAISAAIGIGYWLDNMAYGALVVGGLFLIFAVIVYVLRKRIDNKFITTMSQNFFD, from the coding sequence ATGAATATTTTTGAATCTTTAAATGAGACTTCAAATAAAGCTTCAGATATTGGTGAGACTTATATTAATAAATCTCACCAATATGTAAAGCTAAAAATCTTTCAACAGCTCACTCAAGTCATGAGTTTGCTAGGCAAGATGATTTTAGTAGGTGCCTTTTTATTTATTGCATTCATGTTTTTTGCAATTTCGGCAGCTATTGGTATCGGGTATTGGTTAGATAATATGGCTTATGGAGCTTTAGTTGTTGGTGGATTATTTTTAATTTTTGCTGTTATTGTTTATGTGTTAAGAAAACGAATTGACAATAAATTTATAACAACCATGTCACAAAATTTCTTTGATTAA
- a CDS encoding TIGR00266 family protein translates to MRAHEIDYTIYGEEMQYVEIELDQNEGVVAEAGSFMMMHEGIKMETIFGDGSKQSSSLLDSIFGAGKRLLTGESLFMTAFYNTYPDKRSVSFASPYPGKILAVDLNKFGGKVICQKDAFLCAAKGVSVGIEFSKRLGRGLFGGEGFIMQKLEGDGMAFVHAGGTLATKELKAGEKLRVDTGCIVGFTKDVDYDIEFIGGIRNTVFGGEGLFFATLTGPGTVYVQSLPFSRLAGRVLSALPNGNNKKGEGSVLGGLGDLLNGDNRF, encoded by the coding sequence ATGAGAGCACACGAAATAGATTATACCATTTATGGTGAAGAAATGCAGTATGTAGAGATTGAATTAGACCAAAATGAAGGCGTTGTTGCAGAAGCCGGAAGTTTTATGATGATGCATGAGGGCATTAAAATGGAAACTATTTTTGGTGATGGCTCAAAACAGAGCTCGAGTTTATTAGATTCTATTTTTGGAGCAGGGAAACGTCTACTAACAGGAGAAAGCTTATTTATGACCGCTTTTTATAATACATATCCAGACAAGCGTTCTGTATCGTTTGCATCGCCATATCCAGGAAAAATTTTGGCTGTAGACTTGAACAAGTTTGGAGGTAAAGTGATTTGCCAGAAAGATGCATTCTTATGTGCAGCTAAAGGAGTAAGCGTTGGTATCGAGTTCTCTAAACGTTTAGGACGTGGTTTATTTGGTGGTGAAGGATTTATTATGCAAAAACTAGAAGGCGATGGTATGGCCTTTGTGCATGCAGGAGGAACACTTGCAACTAAAGAGCTAAAAGCAGGAGAGAAGCTTCGTGTAGATACGGGGTGTATTGTTGGGTTTACTAAAGACGTAGATTACGATATCGAGTTTATAGGTGGAATTAGAAATACAGTGTTTGGTGGGGAAGGTTTATTCTTTGCTACCTTAACAGGACCTGGAACGGTATATGTACAATCGTTACCTTTTAGTCGTCTTGCTGGCCGTGTGCTTTCTGCCTTACCAAATGGAAATAATAAAAAAGGTGAAGGTAGTGTCCTGGGCGGACTCGGAGACTTACTTAATGGAGATAACAGATTTTAA